A section of the Oryza sativa Japonica Group chromosome 1, ASM3414082v1 genome encodes:
- the LOC4327506 gene encoding small polypeptide DEVIL 6, protein MELYAVVKPCRLYKKRSSSGGGGKVAMCVRSGGDGGAGKSRPSFTCRCVRLVKEQRARFYIMRRCVTMLVCWHEYQ, encoded by the coding sequence GAGCTCTACGCCGTGGTGAAGCCGTGCAGGCTGTACAAGAAgaggagcagcagcggcggcggcggcaaggtggCGATGTGCgtgcgcagcggcggcgacggcggcgccggcaagagCAGGCCGTCCTTCACCTGCCGGTGCGTGCGGCTCGTCAAGGAGCAGCGCGCGAGGTTCTACATCATGCGCCGCTGCGTCACGATGCTCGTCTGCTGGCACGAGTACCAATGA
- the LOC4327507 gene encoding peptidyl-prolyl cis-trans isomerase FKBP20-1, whose protein sequence is MSETIDLTGDRCILKTVIRRAKDDATAPSDSLPIVDVHYEGTLAENGEVFDTTHEDNSVFSFEIGEGTVIKAWDIAVKTMKVGEVAKITCKPEYAYGAAGSPPEIPPDATLTFEVELIACRPRKGSSVESVSEEKARLEELKKQREIAAAAKEEEKRKREEAKAAAAARVQAKLEAKKGKGKKAK, encoded by the exons ATGTCTGAGACCATAGATTTAACCGGAGATAGATGCATTCTTAAGACAGTGATCAGGAGAGCAAAGGATGATGCTACTGCACCTTCAGATAGTCTTCCCATTGTTGATG TTCACTATGAAGGAACACTTGCTGAGAACGGGGAAGTGTTTGACACTACTCATGAAGACAACTCCGTCTTCTCATTTGAAATTGGAGAGGGAACTGTCATCAAGGCATGGGATATCGCCGTGAAAACAATGAAG GTTGGAGAGGTTGCAAAGATCACATGCAAGCCAGAATATGCTTATGGAGCTGCAGGTTCACCTCCAGAGATACCGCCAGA tGCAACTCTCACTTTTGAGGTTGAGTTAATCGCATGCAGGCCGAGGAAAGGTTCTAGTGTGGAAAGTGTATCTGAAGAGAAAGCTAGGCTTGA GGAGTTGAAGAAGCAGAGGGAGATCGCTGCTGCAGCcaaagaggaagagaagaggaaaagggaGGAAGCAAAAGCAGCTGCAGCTGCGCGTGTACAAGCAAAACTTGAAGCAAAAAAGGGCAAGGGAAAGAAGGCCAAATAG
- the LOC4327508 gene encoding probable protein S-acyltransferase 16 has translation MAGRPGYVTVPILSVLAAIGYVYYTAVFLAIPAWLGLATAAGVANAVAFTALAAACVATYAVAVSRDPGRVPPAFLPDVEDAESPIHEIKRKGGDLRYCQKCSHYKPPRAHHCRVCKRCVLRMDHHCIWINNCVGHENYKIFLVFVLYAVVASLYSLVLVIGGAVHSLPKNEQLGSDSSRTSIIICGVFLCPLALALSILLGWHVYLIFHNKTTIEYHEGVRAMWLAEKAGNLYHHPYDLGVYENLVSVLGPNALCWLCPISRNTGNGIRFRTSYDIPLSTPPI, from the exons atggcgggGCGGCCGGGGTACGTGACGGTGCCGATACTGTCCGTGCTCGCCGCGATCGGGTACGTGTACTACACGGCGGTGTTCCTGGCGATCCCGGCGTGGCTGGGGCTCGCCACGGCGGCCGGGGTGGCCAACGCGGTGGCCTTCACCGCGCTGGCCGCCGCCTGCGTCGCGACctacgccgtcgccgtctcccgCGACCCGGGCCGCGTGCCGCCGGCCTTCTTGCCCGACGTCGAGGACGCCGAGAGCCCCATCCACGAGATCAAGCGCAAG GGTGGCGATTTGAGATATTGTCAGAAATGTTCCCATTATAAGCCTCCCCGTGCTCATCATTGTCGTGTCTGCAAGAGATGTGTTCTAAGAATG GACCATCACTGTATATGGATTAACAATTGTGTTGGACATGAAAACTACAAGATTTTCCTAGTCTTTGTGCTGTATGCTGTAGTAGCAAGCTTATATTCACTG GTTCTGGTTATAGGAGGTGCTGTGCACAGTTTGCCTAAGAATGAACAATTAGGCAGTGATTCTTCTAGAACATCAATT ATCATTTGCGGGGTATTTTTGTGTCCACTAGCTTTGGCATTGTCCATTCTTTTGGGTTGGCATGTGTATCTCATCTTTCATAATAAAACTACTATTGAG TACCATGAAGGAGTTAGGGCAATGTGGTTGGCAGAAAAGGCTGGAAATCTATACCACCATCCCTATGACCTTGGTGTCTATGAGAATCTTGTTTCA GTGCTAGGGCCTAATGCGTTGTGCTGGCTCTGCCCAATATCAAGGAATACAGGCAATGGTATTCGTTTCCGTACATCATATGATATACCACTATCTACACCACCAATTTGA